A genomic stretch from Bordetella sp. N includes:
- a CDS encoding LysR family transcriptional regulator, which translates to MAKLNIVHLQTLCHIAQLGSFQAAADHMYTTQPTVSARMRELEGRLGFPVFHKRGRKMDLTTQGRELVQQIKPLLAAIDDVIYSLDDATHASGLICLGIAGLVGQTWFPQFITAARAAMPQLSFDVEVGQTSLSVSKLEAGHLDLVFMATPSLTSDRFHVEPIGAVDVMLVGAPGLVGQEGGQSQASWLDLLRSKPVWSLSKESPMYPILMKIIKDHNLRIKVDICSNILTLKQLICSGTGVGLMTYPLVEAELKRGELVVLKDAPPFPQISFNAAWGVDQSQTVIRKLVNLAKTISSFG; encoded by the coding sequence ATGGCAAAACTAAATATCGTGCATCTCCAGACCCTGTGCCATATCGCACAGCTCGGGAGCTTCCAGGCCGCCGCCGACCATATGTATACGACCCAGCCCACGGTCTCGGCGCGCATGCGCGAGCTGGAAGGGCGTCTGGGTTTTCCGGTCTTCCACAAGCGTGGCCGCAAGATGGACTTGACCACGCAGGGCCGCGAGCTGGTCCAGCAGATCAAGCCGCTGCTGGCGGCCATCGATGACGTTATTTATTCGCTCGATGACGCGACGCATGCGTCAGGCCTTATCTGCCTGGGCATCGCTGGCCTGGTCGGACAGACCTGGTTTCCCCAGTTCATCACGGCCGCCCGTGCCGCCATGCCGCAACTGAGCTTCGACGTGGAGGTGGGACAGACGTCACTCAGCGTGAGCAAGCTCGAAGCCGGGCACCTGGATCTGGTGTTCATGGCCACGCCTTCGCTGACGTCGGACCGCTTTCACGTGGAGCCGATCGGCGCTGTCGATGTGATGCTGGTGGGGGCGCCGGGACTGGTCGGCCAGGAGGGAGGGCAGTCGCAGGCGAGCTGGCTGGACTTGTTGCGTAGCAAGCCGGTGTGGTCGCTGTCGAAAGAATCGCCCATGTATCCGATCCTGATGAAGATCATCAAGGACCACAACCTGCGGATCAAAGTCGATATCTGCAGCAATATCCTGACCCTCAAGCAATTGATATGCAGCGGCACCGGCGTCGGTTTGATGACCTATCCGCTGGTGGAAGCGGAACTCAAGCGCGGTGAACTGGTGGTGTTGAAAGACGCGCCGCCGTTTCCGCAGATTTCCTTCAACGCCGCGTGGGGCGTGGATCAAAGCCAGACAGTGATCCGCAAGCTGGTGAATCTGGCCAAGACGATTTCCTCGTTTGGCTGA
- a CDS encoding carboxypeptidase-like regulatory domain-containing protein — MQLYRPLMVTALAGALLWAASMSGAHAALPETQKQGNVEYVTGGIGLDESQSLKAAEKSYPLSLLFARKLDGKNDYTADVKVVITDAKGGSVLTATSGGPYMLVKLPPGEYKVSATLDGNEQTRQVSVKGNGSAHAGFEWNAKSTK, encoded by the coding sequence ATGCAGCTTTACCGTCCCCTCATGGTCACCGCCCTGGCCGGCGCCCTGCTCTGGGCCGCCAGCATGTCCGGCGCCCACGCCGCTTTGCCCGAAACGCAGAAGCAAGGCAACGTCGAGTACGTCACCGGTGGTATCGGGCTGGACGAATCGCAGTCCCTCAAGGCGGCCGAGAAAAGCTATCCCCTGTCGCTGCTGTTCGCGCGCAAGCTCGACGGCAAGAATGACTACACGGCTGACGTGAAGGTCGTGATCACCGATGCCAAGGGGGGCTCAGTATTGACCGCCACCAGCGGTGGTCCCTATATGCTGGTCAAACTGCCGCCGGGCGAATACAAGGTGTCGGCGACCTTGGATGGCAATGAGCAGACTCGCCAGGTGTCGGTCAAGGGCAATGGCTCGGCGCACGCCGGTTTCGAATGGAACGCCAAGTCGACAAAGTAA
- a CDS encoding alkene reductase, which translates to MTSFSSTLQVGGLSLPNRVIMAPLTRMQAGPGRVPTDRMVEYYTQRASAGLIITEATSVTPQGVGYPNTPGIWSAEQVNGWKKITDAVHAQGGRIVVQLWHVGRISDPSLLDGELPVAPSAIAAEGDVSVLRPKRPYVTPRALRLDEIPGIVEAYRQGAENAKLAGFDGVELHCANGYLLDQFLEDSTNHRDDAYGGSIENRARLLLEATDACIEVWGADHVGVHLSPQGKAHSISDSTPAATFGYVARELGRRNVAFLCIREPLSEGRLLPQLKQEFGGVVFANDGFTQDTGATVLRAGEADAVAYGVLFIANPDLPERFEANAPLNAPNPSTFYSGTEEGYTDYPTLQAA; encoded by the coding sequence ATGACTTCGTTTTCCTCCACCCTTCAGGTCGGTGGCCTGAGTCTGCCCAACCGCGTCATCATGGCGCCGCTGACGCGCATGCAGGCCGGTCCCGGCCGCGTGCCCACCGATCGCATGGTCGAGTACTACACGCAGCGCGCATCGGCCGGGCTGATCATCACCGAAGCGACTTCGGTGACGCCGCAGGGTGTGGGTTATCCCAACACGCCGGGGATCTGGTCGGCCGAGCAGGTGAACGGTTGGAAGAAGATCACGGACGCGGTGCACGCACAGGGCGGCCGCATCGTGGTGCAGCTGTGGCATGTGGGCCGTATCTCCGACCCCAGCCTGCTCGATGGCGAACTGCCGGTTGCGCCCAGCGCCATCGCCGCTGAAGGCGACGTCAGCGTGCTGCGGCCCAAGCGTCCCTACGTGACGCCGCGCGCGCTGCGCCTGGATGAAATCCCCGGCATCGTAGAGGCTTATCGCCAGGGCGCGGAAAACGCCAAGCTGGCCGGCTTCGACGGTGTGGAACTGCACTGCGCCAATGGCTATCTGCTTGACCAGTTCCTGGAAGACAGCACCAACCACCGCGACGACGCGTATGGCGGCTCCATCGAGAACCGCGCGCGCCTGCTGCTCGAGGCCACCGACGCCTGCATCGAGGTCTGGGGCGCGGACCACGTTGGCGTGCATCTGTCGCCGCAAGGCAAGGCGCACTCGATCAGCGATTCGACGCCGGCCGCGACCTTTGGTTATGTGGCGCGCGAACTGGGGCGCCGCAACGTGGCTTTCCTGTGCATCCGCGAACCTTTGAGCGAAGGCCGCCTGTTGCCGCAGCTGAAGCAGGAATTCGGTGGCGTGGTGTTCGCCAATGACGGCTTCACGCAGGACACCGGCGCCACCGTGTTGCGCGCGGGCGAGGCCGATGCCGTGGCTTATGGCGTGTTGTTCATTGCCAATCCGGATCTGCCCGAGCGGTTTGAAGCCAATGCGCCCTTGAACGCGCCGAACCCTTCAACGTTCTATTCCGGAACGGAAGAGGGCTATACGGACTATCCGACGCTGCAGGCGGCGTGA
- the arfB gene encoding alternative ribosome rescue aminoacyl-tRNA hydrolase ArfB has translation MISINDHIALDEREIEFLMIRAQGAGGQNVNKVSSAVHMRFDVRASSLPDELKEAVLALGDRRISKDGVVVIKAQTSRSQDKNRGEAIDRLVALLQEAAKPVIPRKATRPTRSSQRRRVQRKVMHGLTKQLRGKVGQD, from the coding sequence ATGATTTCCATCAATGACCACATCGCGCTGGATGAGCGCGAGATCGAATTCCTGATGATCCGCGCCCAGGGCGCGGGCGGGCAGAACGTCAATAAAGTGTCGAGCGCGGTGCATATGCGCTTCGATGTGCGCGCGTCTTCATTGCCGGACGAATTGAAGGAAGCCGTGCTGGCGCTGGGCGACCGGCGCATCAGCAAGGACGGCGTGGTGGTCATCAAGGCGCAGACGTCGCGCAGCCAGGACAAGAATCGCGGCGAGGCCATCGATCGCCTGGTGGCCCTGCTGCAAGAGGCCGCCAAGCCGGTCATCCCGCGCAAGGCCACGCGGCCCACGCGGTCGTCGCAACGGCGGCGCGTTCAGCGCAAAGTCATGCATGGATTGACCAAGCAATTACGTGGAAAGGTCGGCCAGGACTGA
- a CDS encoding LLM class flavin-dependent oxidoreductase, translating into MTALSDVPFSVLDLAPIAQNHTAADAFRNTVALAQHVERLGYNRFWLAEHHNINGIASSATAVLIGHVAGHTKTLRVGSGGVMLPNHAPLIIAEQFGTLETLYPGRIDLGLGRAPGSDGLTQRALRRDPRSGLEFPQLLDELRGFFRATHPTQAVRAIPGEGLNVPIWLLGSSDFSARLAAHLGLPFSFAGHFSPEGMAAMRLYRQMFQPSDILKRPYSMIGVPVIAADTDEQARFQSTTQQQKFLSLIRGNRLQLQPPVEDMDQRWNEWERVAVEQKLGASIVGGPEKVKRELEALIERTEADEVMIVSDFYDLKDRLRSYEILASLKQAAPTGQDALAGATVADGA; encoded by the coding sequence ATGACAGCCCTGTCGGACGTCCCCTTTTCCGTCCTCGACCTGGCCCCCATTGCGCAGAACCACACCGCGGCAGATGCATTCCGCAACACGGTGGCCCTGGCGCAGCACGTGGAGCGCCTGGGATATAACCGCTTCTGGCTGGCCGAGCACCACAATATCAACGGCATCGCCAGCAGCGCTACCGCCGTCCTGATCGGCCACGTGGCCGGACATACGAAGACGCTGCGCGTGGGTTCGGGCGGCGTGATGCTGCCCAACCATGCGCCGCTGATCATCGCGGAACAATTCGGCACCTTGGAAACGCTCTATCCCGGCCGTATCGACCTGGGTCTGGGCCGCGCGCCCGGCAGCGACGGCCTGACGCAGCGCGCCTTGCGCCGCGATCCCCGCAGCGGCCTGGAATTCCCTCAACTGCTGGATGAGTTGCGCGGCTTCTTCCGTGCCACGCATCCGACCCAGGCCGTACGCGCCATTCCGGGTGAAGGCCTGAATGTGCCGATCTGGCTGCTGGGATCGAGCGACTTCAGCGCGCGCCTGGCCGCCCACCTTGGGCTGCCCTTCTCTTTCGCCGGCCACTTTTCGCCTGAAGGCATGGCCGCGATGCGCCTGTATCGCCAGATGTTCCAGCCCTCCGACATCCTGAAGCGGCCGTATTCGATGATAGGCGTGCCCGTCATCGCCGCCGACACCGACGAACAGGCGCGCTTCCAGTCGACCACGCAACAGCAGAAATTCCTGTCCCTGATACGCGGCAATCGCTTGCAGCTGCAACCGCCGGTCGAGGACATGGACCAGCGCTGGAATGAGTGGGAACGCGTCGCCGTTGAACAGAAACTGGGCGCGTCCATCGTCGGCGGCCCGGAAAAGGTCAAGCGCGAACTGGAAGCCCTGATCGAACGCACGGAAGCCGACGAGGTCATGATCGTGTCGGATTTCTACGATCTGAAAGACCGTCTGCGATCCTACGAGATCCTGGCCTCGCTGAAGCAGGCGGCCCCGACCGGGCAGGACGCCCTGGCGGGCGCGACGGTTGCTGACGGCGCCTGA
- the trxA gene encoding thioredoxin, which translates to MSVVEMNKDSFQEAVAGDGTVIVDFWAPWCGPCRGFAPVFEKAAETHTDVTFAKVNTDVEQELAGALNIRSIPTLMVFREQVLLFSQPGALSPGQLEELLTQVKSLDMAKVHQEIASAQAGEAQP; encoded by the coding sequence ATGAGCGTAGTTGAAATGAACAAGGACTCGTTCCAGGAAGCCGTCGCGGGCGACGGCACCGTTATCGTCGACTTCTGGGCCCCCTGGTGTGGCCCGTGCCGTGGCTTCGCACCCGTGTTCGAAAAAGCCGCGGAAACCCACACTGACGTCACCTTCGCCAAGGTCAATACCGACGTGGAGCAGGAACTGGCCGGCGCTTTGAACATCCGCTCCATTCCCACCTTGATGGTGTTCCGCGAACAGGTCCTGCTGTTCTCGCAGCCGGGCGCCTTGTCGCCGGGCCAGCTTGAAGAGCTGCTGACTCAGGTCAAGTCGCTGGACATGGCCAAGGTGCATCAGGAAATCGCGTCCGCGCAGGCGGGCGAAGCTCAGCCTTGA
- a CDS encoding YigZ family protein — protein MTTTLAQPGEYRETIKKSVFLALAAPVSDAQAAMVFIAANSDADATHNCWAYRVGDQYRFSDDGEPGGSAGRPILQAIDGQQCDRVAVLVIRWYGGIKLGTGGLVRAYGGCAANCLRLAPRVEIIEMARATCHCAYSELQWLHARVATAGAAIVAEDFDGEGATLTLDIPRAAVTELAQTITDGTRGRSTLLLQKSEPHQG, from the coding sequence ATGACCACCACGCTGGCGCAGCCCGGCGAATACCGGGAAACGATCAAGAAGAGTGTGTTCCTGGCGCTGGCAGCGCCCGTCAGCGACGCGCAGGCGGCCATGGTCTTCATCGCCGCGAACAGCGACGCCGACGCCACGCACAACTGCTGGGCCTACCGTGTAGGCGATCAATACCGCTTCAGTGACGACGGTGAGCCGGGCGGTAGCGCCGGCCGGCCCATCCTGCAGGCGATCGACGGCCAGCAGTGCGACCGCGTCGCCGTGCTGGTGATCCGCTGGTATGGCGGCATCAAGCTGGGTACCGGGGGATTGGTGAGGGCTTATGGCGGCTGCGCGGCCAACTGCCTGCGGCTGGCGCCGCGCGTGGAAATCATCGAAATGGCGCGCGCCACCTGCCACTGCGCCTACAGCGAATTGCAATGGCTGCACGCGCGCGTGGCGACAGCGGGTGCAGCGATCGTTGCGGAAGACTTCGACGGGGAAGGCGCGACGCTAACCCTGGACATTCCCCGCGCCGCGGTGACGGAGCTGGCGCAGACCATCACTGACGGGACGCGGGGGCGCAGCACGCTACTGCTGCAAAAAAGCGAACCGCATCAAGGCTGA
- a CDS encoding MFS transporter, whose protein sequence is MSSSGASRASSAEPGSLKVTGQILSILVFNFLGYLTVGLPMAVLPGYVHNELGYGSVLAGLVISIQYLATLLSRSHAGRMSDSVGPRKTVLVGLAACAASGVFLLMAYAFERSPTVSLVALLLGRLILGFGESWVGTGGLTWGIGKVGAAHTGRVISWSGICTYGALAIGAPLGVLLQSHLSMGAVGAAVLGVGLIGIALAFPRAPVAVVGGARMAFKHVMAQVLPHGLSLGLASVGFGSIATFITLYYGSFQWEGAALALSVFGCAFIGARLLLANMIPRFGGFRVAICSISVEVLGLLCLWLAPSPGFALAGAALTGFGFSLVFPALGVEAVTRVPAGNRGAALGAYSVFLDLSLGITGPVVGLAVSAYGYPSIFLLAAFASVLSIGIIVLLLKAAQRALGAGKPGADSA, encoded by the coding sequence ATGTCCTCCTCTGGCGCGTCACGCGCATCGTCGGCGGAGCCCGGTTCCCTGAAGGTAACCGGGCAGATCCTCTCCATCCTCGTCTTCAATTTCCTGGGCTACCTGACCGTGGGCTTGCCCATGGCGGTGTTGCCGGGATACGTACACAACGAGTTGGGCTACGGCTCGGTGCTGGCGGGGCTGGTGATCAGCATCCAGTACCTGGCGACGCTGTTGAGCCGGTCGCATGCCGGCCGCATGTCCGACAGCGTCGGTCCCCGCAAGACGGTGTTGGTCGGCCTGGCGGCGTGTGCCGCCAGCGGGGTTTTCCTGTTGATGGCCTATGCCTTCGAGCGTTCGCCCACCGTCAGCCTGGTCGCGCTGCTGCTGGGACGGCTGATCCTGGGCTTCGGTGAAAGCTGGGTAGGGACGGGCGGGCTGACCTGGGGCATCGGCAAGGTCGGCGCCGCGCACACGGGCCGGGTGATTTCCTGGAGCGGCATCTGCACGTACGGCGCCCTGGCGATCGGTGCGCCGCTGGGCGTGCTGCTGCAATCGCACCTGAGCATGGGCGCCGTTGGCGCGGCCGTGCTGGGTGTGGGCCTGATCGGTATCGCGCTGGCGTTCCCGCGGGCGCCGGTGGCGGTGGTCGGCGGCGCGCGCATGGCATTCAAGCACGTCATGGCGCAGGTGCTGCCCCATGGCTTGTCGCTGGGCCTGGCGTCGGTGGGCTTCGGTTCCATCGCCACGTTTATCACCTTGTACTACGGCTCCTTCCAGTGGGAAGGCGCTGCCTTGGCGCTCAGCGTGTTCGGGTGCGCCTTCATCGGCGCGCGCCTGCTGCTGGCCAATATGATCCCCCGCTTCGGCGGCTTCCGTGTCGCCATCTGCTCGATCTCGGTGGAAGTGCTGGGGCTGCTGTGCCTGTGGCTGGCGCCGTCACCGGGTTTCGCACTGGCGGGCGCGGCGCTGACGGGCTTCGGTTTTTCGCTGGTTTTTCCGGCCTTGGGCGTTGAAGCGGTGACGCGCGTGCCGGCGGGGAATCGGGGCGCGGCACTCGGCGCGTATTCCGTGTTCCTGGATTTGTCCCTGGGCATTACCGGCCCGGTCGTGGGGCTGGCGGTGTCGGCCTACGGTTACCCGTCCATCTTCCTGCTGGCGGCGTTCGCGTCAGTGCTGTCCATTGGCATCATCGTTCTGCTGCTGAAGGCGGCCCAGCGCGCGCTGGGCGCGGGCAAGCCGGGCGCGGATAGTGCCTGA